Sequence from the Stenotrophomonas sp. 364 genome:
GTTCGTCGAATCGGACCGCCGCGAGGTGATCCTGCGCACCCGCACCCCCTGTGAACTGGCTGAAATCAGCTACGAGCGCCTGCACCAGCTGTTCCTCGGCCCGCTCTCGGCCGATGCCCCGCGGCTGCTGTATGCGCTGGGCCAGCAGATCTCCAAGCGCCTGCTGGACACCAGCCGCAAGGCCAGCCGGCTGGCGTTCCTGGACGTCACCGACCGTATCGTGCGCACCCTTCACGACCTGGCCCGCGAGCCGGAGGCCATGAGCCACCCGCAGGGCACCCAGCTGCGCGTGTCGCGCCAGGAACTGGCCCGGCTGGTCGGCTGCTCGCGTGAAATGGCCGGCCGCGTGCTCAAGAAGCTGCAGACCGACGGCCTGCTGCACGCCCGCGGCAAGACCGTGGTCCTGTACGGCACCCGCTGACGCACCAAGGTAGAGCCGACCGTTGGTCGGCTACCCCGCACGTCCCCCGCATGCCGCCTCGCACGCTATCCGACACGCCCCCCGGCCTTTCGCCGGGCCCGGGCTGCCGGGGGGTGCCGGACAGGGGCCGGCACGCCCCTGCCGTTTCCCGGTAGGCTGGGGCCATGGAGCTTGGCAGCGAATTCTATTGGTTCATCCTGATCGGCCTGGGCGCACAGCTGGTCGACGGCGCCCTGGGCATGGCCTTCGGCCTGATCTCATCCTCGATCCTGCTCAGCATGGGCCTGCCGCCAGCGGCGGTCAGCGCGAGCATTCATACCGCGGAGGTCTTCACCACCGGCGCGTCCGGGGTCTCCCACCTGGTGGCCGGCAATGTCGACCGGCGTCTGTTCCTGCGCCTGGCCATTCCCGGCGCGGTGGGCGGGGTCGTAGGCGCGTATGTACTGACCCAGCTGCCCGGGGAGTTCATCCGCCCGCTCATCTACTGCTACCTGCTGGTGCTGGCGATCTTCATCCTGCTGCGCGCGGCCGGGCGGCTGATGCCCGCCCAGGAAGTGAAGCGGGTGCCGGTGCTGGGCTTCTTCGCCGGCCTGCTGGATGCCAGCGGCGGCGGCGGCTGGGGCCCGGTGGCCACCTCCACCCTGCTGGCCCGGGGCGGCCAGGCGCGTACCACCATCGGCACGGTCAACGCCGCCGAATTCGTGGTCACCCTGGCGGTATCGATCACCTTCCTGCTGACCATGGGCCTGCAGTACCTGAACATCGTCGCCGGCCTGCTGATCGGCGGGATGATGGCCGCGCCGGTCGCCGCGCTGTTGGTGAAGCGGGTCAAGGAGCGCTGGGTGCTGGTGGCCGTGGGGGTGCTGGTCCTGGCCATCAGCCTGTTCCAGATCGGCCAGGCGGTGCTGCAGTGGCGCGCGGCCTGAGCCGGTTGCGTCATCCCGTCGGGACGGCGCCATACGCATCCTTGATCGCGTCGGTCAGACCGGGTCGCCCGCTCGATCGACGCAGCCCCAGTTGAGGATCGGCGTACCCGGCGGCAGCACCTGCCGGAAGTGCGCCACCCGCGAGGCCTTGGGGTTCACCACCACCGGCGCCTTGGCGGCCAGCAGCAGCGGCAGGTCGGCGCTGCTGTCGGAGTAGGCAATGGCGATCTCGCCGTAGCCGCGCTCGCGCAACATGCGCATCTTCTCTTCGTTGTGGCAGTGGCGGGTGGCGACCACCGCGCCCAGGCACGGACCCACTTCGGTGCCGATCACCGGCACGCCCTGGTGGGCGACAAAGGTGAGGACGGCGCGGGCCAGCTCCGGCGGCGCGCCGGTCGCCACCACCACCCGGTCGCCCTGGTCACGGTGCTGGGCGAACACGTCCAGCGCCACCGGCAGCAGCCGGCGGCGGATGTCGGCCTCATGGGTGAGCACGTAGCGGTCGATGGCCTTGTTGAGGTCACGCGCGCGGTGCAGGCCGAAGGTGGCGATCCACACATAACCGGAAATGCCGCGGCGGCGGGTGGGCAACAGCGCCACCAGCGGGCCCAGGATCGGGGTGGCCAGCAGCGCGACCAGCAGCCGCAGGGGGTTGCGCTTGATCAGCCAGGCAAACAGGTGGCTGCCCGAATCACCGTCGTAGAGGGTGTGATCGAAATCGAAGACCACCAGCGGGGCGTCGTCGCGCGGCGTTGGGTAGATCGCAGTCATGCGCTGAAGAATAGCTGACGCAGGCCCTCGCCGGGCTCTTCCACCCGCATGAACGCCTCACCGACCAGGAAGGCATGCACGCCGGCGTTGCGCATCAGGCTGACGTCGTCGGCACCGAGGATGCCGCTTTCGGTCACCAGCAGCCGATCGCGCGGCACCGCCTGACGCATGTCCAGGGTGGTCTGCAGCGAGACCTCGAAGGTGCGCAGGTTGCGGTTGTTGATGCCGATCAGCGGCACCGGCACCTGGATGGCGCGCTCGAGCTCGTCGATGTCGTGCACTTCCACCAGCACGTCCATGCCAAGCTGCATGGCCAGGTCGGACAGCGCGGCCAGCTGGCGGTCGTCCAGTGCCGCCACGATCAACAGGATGCAGTCGGCGCCAAGCACGCGCGCCTCGTACACCTGGTAGGCGTCGATCACGAAGTCCTTGCGCAGCACCGGCAGCGTGCACGCGTCGCGGGCCTGCTGCAGGTAGGCATCGCTGCCCTGGAAGAAGTCCACGTCGGTCAGCACCGACAGGCAGCTGGCGCCGCCGAACTCGTAGCTGACCGCGATGTCGGCCGGGTGGAAGTCGGCCCGGATCACGCCCTTGGACGGGCTGGCCTTCTTCACCTCGGCGATTACCGCCGGGTTGCCGGCGGCGATCGAGGCGCGCAGCGCATCGGCGAACCCCCGCACCGGCGGGGCCTGCTTCACGCGCGCGATCAGCGCCTCCAGCGGCACCTGCGCGCGGCGCGCGGCCACTTCTTCGGCCTTGCGGGCCAGGATGGTGTCGAGGATGTCGCTCTTGTCGCTCATGTCAGTCAGGGTCCTTCAGGCCGGCCATTATCGGCCAGCCATGGGCAAAGCGTGAAACGGACGGCTCAGCCGTCCGCGCGGATGCGCTGGGTGGCCGCCACGTACTGCGCCATGCGCGAACGGGCACTGCCGTCGGCAATGGCCGCCCGGGCGCGGGCCAGGCCGTCGGCGATGCTGTCGGCCACGCCGGCCACATACAGGGCCGCACCGGCGTTGAGAGCCACGATATCCAGCGCCGGGCCGGGCTGGTTGTCGAGCACCGCGCGCAGCATCGCAATCGACTCGTCGGGGTTGGCCACCTTCAGGTTGCGACTGGCCGACATCGCAATGCCGAAGTCTTCCGGGTGGATCTCGTACTCGCGCACCTTGCCGTCGCGCAGCTCGCCCACCAGCGTGCCGGCGCCCAGCGAGATCTCGTCCATGTTGTCGCGGCCCCACACCACCAGCGCACGTTCGGCGCCCAGCTCGCGCAGCACACGCGCCTGGATGCCGACCAGATCGGGGTGGAACACACCCATCAGCACGTTGGTGGCGCCCACCGGGTTGGTCAGCGGACCCAGGATGTTGAAGATGGTGCGCACGCCCATCTCGCGGCGGACCGGTGCCACCACCTTCATCGCCGGGTGGTGCATCGGCGCGAACATGAAGCCGATACCGGTCTCGGTGATGGCGCGCGCCACCTCATCAGGCCGCAGGTCGATGACCGCGCCCAACGCTTCCACCGCATCGGCGCTGCCGGACTTGGACGACACGCTGCGGTTGCCGTGCTTGGCCACCTTGGCGCCGGCCGCCGCCACCACGAACATCGCGCAGGTGGAGATATTGAAGGTGTGCGAGCCGTCGCCACCGGTCCCCACGATGTCCACCAGATGGCTCTTGTCGTCCACCGGCACGGCCAACGCCAGCTCACGCATTACCGTGGCCGCGCCGGCAATTTCGCCCACCGTTTCCTTTTTGACCCGCAGGCCGGTGAGGATCGCGGCGGTCATCACCGGCGAGACGTCACCGCGCATCACCTGGCGCATCAGGTCGACCATTTCGTCGAAGAAGATTTCGCGGTGCTCGATGGTGCGCTGCAGGGCTTCCTGGGGGGAGAAGGTCATGCGGGGTCCTTTGTGGTGCGGATGCGGCGCGCTCAGCGCTGCAGGAAGTTCTTCAGCAGGGCGTGGCCATGCTCGGTGAGGATCGATTCGGGATGGAACTGCACGCCTTCGACCGGGTGCTCGCGGTGGCGCAGGCCCATGATCTCTTCGATGCTGCCGTCCGCGTTCTCGGTCCAGGCGGTCACTTCCAGGCAGTCCGGCAGCGTGGTCTTGTCCACCACCAGCGAGTGGTAGCGCGTGGCCTGGTAGCGGTCCGGCAGGCCAGCGAACACGCCGCGGCCCTCATGCCGGATCGGCGAGGTCTTGCCGTGCATGATGTTCCCCGCACGGATCACATCGCCGCCGTAGACCTGGCCGATGCTCTGGTGGCCCAGGCACACGCCGAGGATCGGCGTGGTCGGGCCGAGCCGGCGGATCAGCTCCAGCGACACGCCCGCTTCGTTGGGCGTGCACGGGCCGGGCGAGATCACGATGCGCTCGGGGGCGAGCGCGGCGATCTCATCGACGCTCAAGGCGTCGTTGCGCACCACCTTGACCTCGGCGCCCAGCGTCTGCAGGTACTGCACGAGGTTGTAGGTGAAGCTGTCGTAGTTGTCGAGCATCAACAACATGGTCAGGGTCCGTCTTGAATGAGGAAAATGGCGTACACGTTTTCCGTGTACGTGATGGGCGCGGCGGTGAGCAGTTCGCCGCCCGACGACGCGCGATAGCGCGATCCGGTCACGGCCACCTTGTCCAGCGTTGTGCTTTCTCCACCGGAGCCGAAGCCATCCCGGCCGGGCGTGCCCCAGGTGCCGGCCTGCACGCCATAAGCGAAGTTCGGCGCGACGTCGGAAATGCTGTACAGGCCGGTGATCTTCGTGCCGTAGGCGCCAGCCAGGCCCTTGGCCGATTCGCGCGTCTGCGCCGCGGCCTCGGCCTTCAGTTCGCCACGCAGGCGGCTTTCACCCGAATACGTGGGTTCAGCGGTACTGACCTGGACCTCGCGGCTGGCCTTCAGCTCACCCAGGAAGGCTTTCAGCGCCTGCGCGTCCGGGAATTCGGCCTTCAGGTCGCGCCGGGCGGCGGTGCCGTTGAACACCTCCTCATCGTTGCGATAGCGCGTAGAGGGCGCGATGCTCAGGTTGGCGGCGCGCACGCTGCCGTCGATGGCGCCATGCTGGGCAAACAGCTGCAGCACCCGCTCGGCGTTGGCCTGTACGCGGGCGCGGGCAGTGTCGGTCTGCATGTCGATCGATTCCAGCGCCACCTTCACCGTGAAGCGGTCCGGCATCACCGCGCGGGTGGCACTGCCCTTGACCAGCAGATGGGGCTGCGAGGGAATGGTGTTGGCCTGCGCCCACACGTTCGGGGCCACCATGGCCAGCGTCGACGACAGCAGCAGTGCGGGCAGCAGCTTCATGCGTTTGATCCTTGTCGGGTGTTGGATGCAGCGAACGCCGCGGCCAAGGCCACGGCACGGGAAACTCACAGGCCCTTGGCCGCCTGCGCCACCGCACGGAACAACGCGCGGCCCTTGTTCATCGTCTCGTCCCATTCCTTGCCGGGATCGGAGTCGTACACGATGCCGGCACCGGCCTGCACATGCAGGCGGCCGTCCTTGATGACGGCGGTGCGGATCGCGATGGCGGTGTCGGCGTCGCCATGCCAGCCGATGTAGCCGATGCTGCCGGCGTAGACGTTGCGCTTGATCGGCTCCAGCTCGCGGATCACTTCCAGCGCGCGGATCTTCGGGGCGCCACTGACAGTGCCGGCCGGGAAGGTTGCACGCAGCACGTCGGCGTAGCTCAGGCCGGGCTGCAGTTTGCCGGTCACTTCGCTGACGATATGCATGACGTGGCTGTAGCGCTCGATAACGAACTGTTCGCCCACTTCCACCGTGCCCGCCTGCGAGACACGGCCTGCATCGTTGCGCCCCAGGTCGATCAGCATCAGGTGCTCGGCGCGCTCCTTGGGATCGGCCAGCAGTTCGGCTTCCAGGGCGTTGTCTTCTTCCACGGTGGCCCCGCGCGGGCGGGTGCCGGCGATCGGGCGCACGGTGACGTTGCCCTCCTGCAGGCGTACCAGGATTTCCGGCGAGGAGCCCACCACCTGCACGTCACCGGTATCCAGGAAGTACATGTACGGCGACGGATTCAGCGCGCGCAGCGCACGGTACACATCCACCGGGCGCGCCTTGAACGGCACGCTCAGGCGCTGGCTGAGCACCACCTGGAAGATGTCGCCGGCACGGATGTAGTCCTTGGATTTGTCGACCGCGGCAATGAAGCCCTCGCGGGTGAAGCCGGACACGAAGTCGTTCTCGTCGAGCACGTCGCGGGTGATCGGCGCCGGGTAGCCCGCGCCCGGTGCACGCAGCTTGGCCACCAGCGCATCGAGCTTGGCCTGTGCCTGGTCCCACGCCCCGGGCTGGCCCGGGTCGGCGTGCACGATCAGGTACAGGCGGCCCTTGAGGTTGTCGAACACCGCCAGCTCTTCGGAGTGCAGCAGCAGGATGTCCGGCGTGCCCAGTTCGTCGCGGCCGCGCGGCGCGGCCAAGCGTGGCTCGATGTAGCCGATGCACTCGAACCCGAACCAGCCCACCAGACCGCCGGTGAAGCCCGGCAGGCCGGCCAGCTTGGGCACCGAATGGGCGCTGCGCAGCGTCTCGACCTCGGCGAACGGGTCGGCCACCTCACGGGTTTCGACCACCTGACCCGATTCGCTGACGGTCAGGGTGTGGCCGTGGAAGGCATACACCCGGCGCGCCGGCAGGCCGATGATGGAATAGCGCCCGAAGCGCTCGCCGCCCTCGACCGACTCAAACAGATAGGTATGCGGGCCGTCGGCGAGCTTCAGATAGACCGAAAGCGGCGTGTCCAGGTCGGACAGCACTTCGCGGACGACGGGGATGCGGGTGTGGCCTTCAGCGGCCTGCTGCTGGAACTGCTCGAACGTGATCAAGACGACTTTCCTTCCGGGATGCGGCGGGGGTGGGACGGACGACGGCAACAGGCCACCATCGCCACCAACGGCGAGCGGAAGAAAGGGTATGCAGGGTCGTCAGAATGGACACCCGGTGACTGTATCGCAGCAGGGGGTGCCAGGGAAACCCTGGCGCGCAGGCCCGTTCGGTCAGGGCGGCGACAGCAGGTGGCTGCCCGGGTGCAGGTGCATGCGGACCCGCGCGGCCACGCATTCGATACGGAACTGGCGGGCCTTCACCGGCTCGCCGTCCAGGTTCAGGGTGATCGGCTGCTCGGCCTCGATCTCCACCCACGGCGCGCGGGTGCGATGGGCCACCTGCTCCAGCGCCCCCTGCTTGCCGCCCTTGAGCAGCGCGCCGATGGTCGAGGCGACTTCGCCGGTGAGTTCGGGAATCACGGTCACATCGAGCAGACCGTCGTCGATCACGGCATCCGGGCACAGCACCTGCCCGCCGCCGGCCTGGCGCCCGTTGCCGATGCCGAGCGCGATGAAGCCACCTTCCCAGTCGAAGCCCGGGGCGCGCAGGCGGGCACGGATCGGATCGATCCGGCCCAGCCGCGAGATGCCGGTCACCAGGTAGGCCAGGCCGCCGAGGACCTTCTTCAGGCCTTCATCGGTTTCCACGGTGACCTCGGTTCCAAAGCCGCCGCTGGCGACATTGGCGCACCACCAGCGCTTGCCGTCGGCATCGATGTTCAGCAGGTCGACCGGGCGGGCCGCCTCCTGTTCGATCAACGTCAGCGCCTCCAGCGGCGCATCGGGAATGCCCGCGGCGGTGGCGAAATCATTGGCCGTGCCCAGCGGCACCAGGCCCAGCGAAGGCAGCGCGTCGGCGGGCTCCGGCCGGTGCGCGAGGGTTTCGGCCACTTCGCTCAGGGTGCCGTCGCCCCCGGCGGCGATGATGGTATCCACCCCATGCTCGATCGCCTCGGCCACGTAGCGCTC
This genomic interval carries:
- a CDS encoding aminodeoxychorismate/anthranilate synthase component II, with amino-acid sequence MLLMLDNYDSFTYNLVQYLQTLGAEVKVVRNDALSVDEIAALAPERIVISPGPCTPNEAGVSLELIRRLGPTTPILGVCLGHQSIGQVYGGDVIRAGNIMHGKTSPIRHEGRGVFAGLPDRYQATRYHSLVVDKTTLPDCLEVTAWTENADGSIEEIMGLRHREHPVEGVQFHPESILTEHGHALLKNFLQR
- a CDS encoding haloacid dehalogenase-like hydrolase → MTAIYPTPRDDAPLVVFDFDHTLYDGDSGSHLFAWLIKRNPLRLLVALLATPILGPLVALLPTRRRGISGYVWIATFGLHRARDLNKAIDRYVLTHEADIRRRLLPVALDVFAQHRDQGDRVVVATGAPPELARAVLTFVAHQGVPVIGTEVGPCLGAVVATRHCHNEEKMRMLRERGYGEIAIAYSDSSADLPLLLAAKAPVVVNPKASRVAHFRQVLPPGTPILNWGCVDRAGDPV
- a CDS encoding SIMPL domain-containing protein, translating into MKLLPALLLSSTLAMVAPNVWAQANTIPSQPHLLVKGSATRAVMPDRFTVKVALESIDMQTDTARARVQANAERVLQLFAQHGAIDGSVRAANLSIAPSTRYRNDEEVFNGTAARRDLKAEFPDAQALKAFLGELKASREVQVSTAEPTYSGESRLRGELKAEAAAQTRESAKGLAGAYGTKITGLYSISDVAPNFAYGVQAGTWGTPGRDGFGSGGESTTLDKVAVTGSRYRASSGGELLTAAPITYTENVYAIFLIQDGP
- a CDS encoding sulfite exporter TauE/SafE family protein yields the protein MELGSEFYWFILIGLGAQLVDGALGMAFGLISSSILLSMGLPPAAVSASIHTAEVFTTGASGVSHLVAGNVDRRLFLRLAIPGAVGGVVGAYVLTQLPGEFIRPLIYCYLLVLAIFILLRAAGRLMPAQEVKRVPVLGFFAGLLDASGGGGWGPVATSTLLARGGQARTTIGTVNAAEFVVTLAVSITFLLTMGLQYLNIVAGLLIGGMMAAPVAALLVKRVKERWVLVAVGVLVLAISLFQIGQAVLQWRAA
- the crp gene encoding cAMP-activated global transcriptional regulator CRP, which translates into the protein MSKGSASTVSTVRLAASPLALDIATIDRFLAHSHRRRYPARTDVFRPGDPAGTLYYVISGSVSIIAEEEDDRELVLGYFGSGEFVGEMGLFVESDRREVILRTRTPCELAEISYERLHQLFLGPLSADAPRLLYALGQQISKRLLDTSRKASRLAFLDVTDRIVRTLHDLAREPEAMSHPQGTQLRVSRQELARLVGCSREMAGRVLKKLQTDGLLHARGKTVVLYGTR
- the trpC gene encoding indole-3-glycerol phosphate synthase TrpC, producing MSDKSDILDTILARKAEEVAARRAQVPLEALIARVKQAPPVRGFADALRASIAAGNPAVIAEVKKASPSKGVIRADFHPADIAVSYEFGGASCLSVLTDVDFFQGSDAYLQQARDACTLPVLRKDFVIDAYQVYEARVLGADCILLIVAALDDRQLAALSDLAMQLGMDVLVEVHDIDELERAIQVPVPLIGINNRNLRTFEVSLQTTLDMRQAVPRDRLLVTESGILGADDVSLMRNAGVHAFLVGEAFMRVEEPGEGLRQLFFSA
- the trpE gene encoding anthranilate synthase component I, translated to MITFEQFQQQAAEGHTRIPVVREVLSDLDTPLSVYLKLADGPHTYLFESVEGGERFGRYSIIGLPARRVYAFHGHTLTVSESGQVVETREVADPFAEVETLRSAHSVPKLAGLPGFTGGLVGWFGFECIGYIEPRLAAPRGRDELGTPDILLLHSEELAVFDNLKGRLYLIVHADPGQPGAWDQAQAKLDALVAKLRAPGAGYPAPITRDVLDENDFVSGFTREGFIAAVDKSKDYIRAGDIFQVVLSQRLSVPFKARPVDVYRALRALNPSPYMYFLDTGDVQVVGSSPEILVRLQEGNVTVRPIAGTRPRGATVEEDNALEAELLADPKERAEHLMLIDLGRNDAGRVSQAGTVEVGEQFVIERYSHVMHIVSEVTGKLQPGLSYADVLRATFPAGTVSGAPKIRALEVIRELEPIKRNVYAGSIGYIGWHGDADTAIAIRTAVIKDGRLHVQAGAGIVYDSDPGKEWDETMNKGRALFRAVAQAAKGL
- the yegS gene encoding lipid kinase YegS, with amino-acid sequence MSRTRWRLILNGKSTGNTDLREAVHAMRERGVQLEVRVTWEDGDAERYVAEAIEHGVDTIIAAGGDGTLSEVAETLAHRPEPADALPSLGLVPLGTANDFATAAGIPDAPLEALTLIEQEAARPVDLLNIDADGKRWWCANVASGGFGTEVTVETDEGLKKVLGGLAYLVTGISRLGRIDPIRARLRAPGFDWEGGFIALGIGNGRQAGGGQVLCPDAVIDDGLLDVTVIPELTGEVASTIGALLKGGKQGALEQVAHRTRAPWVEIEAEQPITLNLDGEPVKARQFRIECVAARVRMHLHPGSHLLSPP
- the trpD gene encoding anthranilate phosphoribosyltransferase, with protein sequence MTFSPQEALQRTIEHREIFFDEMVDLMRQVMRGDVSPVMTAAILTGLRVKKETVGEIAGAATVMRELALAVPVDDKSHLVDIVGTGGDGSHTFNISTCAMFVVAAAGAKVAKHGNRSVSSKSGSADAVEALGAVIDLRPDEVARAITETGIGFMFAPMHHPAMKVVAPVRREMGVRTIFNILGPLTNPVGATNVLMGVFHPDLVGIQARVLRELGAERALVVWGRDNMDEISLGAGTLVGELRDGKVREYEIHPEDFGIAMSASRNLKVANPDESIAMLRAVLDNQPGPALDIVALNAGAALYVAGVADSIADGLARARAAIADGSARSRMAQYVAATQRIRADG